Proteins encoded by one window of Cylindrospermum stagnale PCC 7417:
- a CDS encoding cation:proton antiporter — METQHILILDLTIVLVATLLGGFLANRLHQPVLLGYLASGFIVGPFGFKLLSNVTEIKSLAEIGVAFLLFVLGVEFSLAELKRVKKIALQGSLLQIGLTTMLVAFVTIITGFASSLNQGIFLGAVLSLSSTAVVLKTLSERGETNTMHGQIMLAILIAQDLALGVMLAIFPALNQPENISVALGIAVLKILCFTATALVLSRWIVPPLLSILAATESDELFMLGVIALCLGLSLTTVALGLSIAMGAFVAGLMISEIDYADQALAKILPLRDTFASLFFASIGMLIDPAIVLNNFGLILGLVTLVMLGKAIIVLLISLGFGYSLKTSIIVSFGINQIGEFSFVLALVGLDLGLISQQIYYLLLGTTAITLVLTPLWLDVAPKIAASLTRIPWLTGFLQRFYTAKTLLMPEKMRGHVVVAGYGRVGQVIVNILQGQKYSVLVIENSEASLQRLRMHKIPYIFGDADSELVLEKAHLETAKALAIALPDPASTRLLLKYALAIAPNLDVIVRSHTDKEIDLLTQMGAKEVVQPEFEAALELGNHLLKTLGADESYIRTVINDIRTGKYLSIRTERI, encoded by the coding sequence ATGGAAACTCAGCATATTTTAATACTGGATTTAACAATTGTTTTAGTAGCTACCTTACTGGGAGGTTTTCTGGCAAATCGGCTGCATCAACCGGTTTTGCTGGGCTATTTAGCTAGTGGATTTATTGTTGGTCCTTTTGGTTTCAAGTTATTAAGCAATGTTACAGAAATCAAATCCTTGGCAGAAATTGGTGTTGCTTTTTTGCTGTTTGTCTTAGGCGTAGAATTTTCTTTAGCCGAACTGAAACGAGTTAAAAAAATTGCCTTACAAGGAAGTCTACTGCAAATCGGCTTGACAACCATGCTAGTTGCATTTGTTACAATTATTACAGGCTTTGCTTCTAGTCTTAACCAAGGAATTTTCCTGGGAGCAGTCCTGTCTCTTTCTTCGACTGCTGTGGTCTTAAAAACACTGTCAGAAAGAGGTGAAACTAATACCATGCATGGACAAATCATGCTAGCAATTTTAATTGCTCAGGATTTGGCACTGGGTGTAATGTTAGCAATATTTCCAGCTTTGAACCAACCAGAAAATATCTCTGTGGCACTAGGTATTGCTGTGCTCAAAATTTTGTGCTTTACAGCAACGGCACTCGTCTTAAGTCGATGGATAGTTCCTCCTCTTCTGAGTATATTGGCTGCCACGGAGAGTGATGAATTATTTATGTTAGGAGTAATTGCCCTGTGTTTGGGGCTATCTTTGACAACAGTCGCTTTAGGTCTTTCAATAGCAATGGGTGCTTTTGTAGCAGGTTTAATGATTTCTGAAATTGATTATGCTGACCAAGCTTTAGCCAAGATTTTACCTTTGCGAGATACCTTTGCTAGTCTATTTTTTGCCTCAATAGGAATGCTCATTGACCCTGCTATTGTCCTCAATAATTTTGGACTAATTTTAGGATTAGTGACCCTAGTAATGCTGGGTAAAGCCATAATTGTTTTGCTGATTAGTCTGGGTTTTGGTTACTCTTTAAAAACTAGCATTATAGTCAGCTTTGGGATAAATCAAATTGGAGAATTTTCTTTTGTATTAGCATTGGTTGGTCTGGATTTAGGGCTGATCTCCCAACAAATCTATTACTTACTCTTGGGAACAACTGCTATTACACTCGTCCTGACTCCTTTATGGCTAGATGTTGCACCAAAAATAGCGGCTAGCTTGACCCGTATACCTTGGCTGACAGGGTTTTTGCAACGGTTTTACACAGCAAAAACTCTATTGATGCCAGAAAAAATGAGGGGTCATGTCGTGGTAGCTGGTTACGGTAGAGTAGGGCAAGTAATTGTCAATATTTTACAAGGCCAGAAATATTCAGTTTTAGTAATAGAAAACAGTGAAGCATCTCTGCAAAGGTTACGGATGCACAAAATTCCTTACATTTTTGGTGATGCCGATTCTGAATTAGTTTTAGAGAAAGCACATTTAGAAACTGCCAAGGCTTTAGCAATTGCGCTTCCAGACCCAGCCAGTACGCGTTTACTTCTCAAATATGCTCTTGCTATTGCTCCTAATTTAGATGTAATTGTGCGTTCCCACACTGATAAAGAAATTGATCTCTTGACTCAGATGGGTGCAAAGGAAGTGGTACAACCTGAATTTGAAGCGGCCCTAGAGTTGGGAAACCATCTGCTTAAAACCTTGGGTGCTGATGAAAGTTACATCCGAACCGTGATCAATGATATACGTACAGGTAAATACTTAAGTATTAGGACTGAAAGAATATAA
- a CDS encoding phosphate ABC transporter ATP-binding protein, whose translation MNKIIPAIRVKNFGFYYGTQKIFENVSMDIQQNKVTAIIGPSSCGKSTFMKSLNRMSELEGEVRVEGKVEFFGQNIYERRINLNRLRRQVSMVFPKPNLFPMSVYDNVAYGAKLVGWHPKVELDRIVESAIKAADLWDEVKNKLHKSALDLSGGQQQRLCIARVLAVKPKVLLMDEPCSGLDPAASMKIEELIQRLRSELAIVITTHNMQQIARLSDVTAFFHSNENRIGQMLEFVPTTKIFTNALDSRTRDYVLARLS comes from the coding sequence ATGAATAAAATAATTCCCGCCATCAGAGTTAAAAACTTCGGCTTTTATTACGGCACCCAAAAAATATTTGAAAACGTGTCAATGGATATTCAGCAAAACAAAGTAACAGCAATTATTGGCCCTAGTAGTTGTGGCAAGTCTACTTTTATGAAATCTCTAAATCGCATGAGTGAATTAGAAGGAGAAGTGCGAGTTGAGGGGAAGGTAGAATTTTTTGGCCAAAATATTTATGAGCGTCGCATCAACTTAAATCGGCTCCGCCGCCAAGTTAGTATGGTGTTCCCCAAGCCAAATCTATTCCCTATGAGTGTTTATGATAATGTTGCCTATGGGGCGAAATTAGTAGGATGGCATCCGAAAGTTGAGTTAGACAGGATTGTCGAATCAGCCATCAAAGCCGCAGATCTCTGGGATGAAGTGAAGAATAAACTGCATAAATCCGCTTTAGACCTTTCTGGCGGACAACAACAGCGACTATGCATTGCTCGCGTTTTAGCCGTTAAACCGAAAGTTCTCTTGATGGATGAGCCTTGCTCTGGTCTTGACCCCGCCGCCTCAATGAAAATTGAGGAACTGATTCAGCGTTTGCGTTCTGAACTAGCAATTGTGATTACCACTCATAATATGCAGCAAATAGCTCGGCTATCTGATGTTACGGCTTTCTTTCACAGCAATGAAAATCGCATTGGTCAAATGCTGGAATTTGTTCCCACAACTAAAATTTTTACCAACGCTCTTGACTCCCGCACCCGTGATTACGTTTTAGCCCGTCTCAGTTAA